From the genome of Bordetella sp. H567, one region includes:
- the maiA gene encoding maleylacetoacetate isomerase encodes MQLYSYFRSSAAYRVRIALNLKGLPYDYATVHLLKEGGQQLKPDYLRLNPQALVPTLVDGTAVLTQSMAIIEYLEETHPQPPLLPSTPVARARVRALAQGIACDVHPLNNLRVLRYLKRELDVTDAARDAWYRHWVETGLLALERMLADSPDTGVYCHGDTPTLADACLVPQIFNARRLDCDLSAMPIIVRIDEACRALPAFAQAAPENQPDAG; translated from the coding sequence ATGCAGCTATACAGCTACTTCCGCAGTTCGGCCGCCTATCGCGTCCGTATCGCGCTGAATCTGAAGGGACTGCCCTACGACTATGCGACGGTCCATCTGCTCAAGGAGGGCGGCCAGCAGCTCAAGCCCGACTATCTGCGGCTGAATCCGCAGGCGCTCGTGCCCACGCTGGTGGATGGCACGGCGGTGTTGACGCAGTCGATGGCCATCATCGAATACCTGGAAGAAACGCATCCGCAGCCGCCGCTGCTGCCTTCCACGCCGGTTGCGCGCGCGCGGGTGCGCGCCCTGGCACAAGGGATCGCCTGCGATGTCCACCCGTTGAACAATCTGCGGGTGCTGCGCTATCTGAAACGCGAACTGGACGTGACGGACGCGGCGCGCGACGCCTGGTACCGGCATTGGGTGGAAACCGGCCTGCTTGCGCTGGAGCGCATGCTGGCGGATTCACCGGACACCGGCGTGTATTGCCACGGCGACACGCCGACACTGGCCGATGCCTGCCTGGTTCCCCAGATCTTCAATGCGCGCCGGCTGGATTGCGACCTCTCGGCCATGCCCATCATCGTGCGTATCGACGAGGCCTGCCGCGCCTTGCCGGCTTTCGCGCAAGCCGCGCCGGAAAACCAGCCCGATGCCGGATAG